The Panthera uncia isolate 11264 chromosome C2, Puncia_PCG_1.0, whole genome shotgun sequence genome contains a region encoding:
- the PPM1L gene encoding protein phosphatase 1L isoform X4: MLEKLTVSYDEAGTTCLIALLSDKDLTVANVGDSRGVLCDKDGNAIPLSHDHKPYQLKERKRIKRAGGFISFNGSWRVQGILAMSRSLGDYPLKNLNVVIPDPDILTFDLDKLQPEFMILASDGLWDAFSNEEAVRFIKERLDEPHFGAKSIVLQSFYRGCPDNITVMVVKFRNSSKTEEQ; this comes from the exons gTACAACGTGTTTGATTGCTCTGCTATCAGATAAGGACCTCACCGTGGCCAACGTGGGTGACTCAAGAGGGGTCCTGTGTGACAAGGATGGGAACGCCATTCCTTTGTCTCATGATCATAAGCCTTAccaactgaaagaaagaaagaggataaAGAGAGCTG GTGGTTTTATCAGTTTCAATGGCTCCTGGAGGGTCCAGGGAATCCTGGCCATGTCTCGATCCCTGGGGGATTATCCGCTGAAAAATCTCAATGTGGTCATCCCAGACCCAGATATCCTGACCTTTGACCTGGACAAGCTCCAGCCCGAGTTCATGATCTTGGCATCAGATGGCCTCTGGGATGCTTTCAGCAATGAAGAAGCTGTTCGATTCATCAAGGAGCGCTTGGATGAACCTCATTTTGGGGCTAAGAGCATAGTTTTACAGTCATTTTACAGAGGCTGCCCTGACAATATAACAGTCATGGTGGTGAAGTTCAGGAATAGCAGCAAAACAGAAGAGCAGTGA